In the Mya arenaria isolate MELC-2E11 chromosome 11, ASM2691426v1 genome, one interval contains:
- the LOC128207376 gene encoding uncharacterized protein LOC128207376: MSVTFVCTPAFFNKRIQPHLPVNIKVEPLSTYILCDQLEDFRECVDKAANTQKTGQPGCAQLHLVLVNKPDEPQASDQPDPSSSNTVPTISPSVTTEPTQRFDPDPPPVEVIDVDAENGAAPVLHHTWAPGSKSRSVLRSLLRTKFSVADPGNQFKDAGLDETPTTASPPPASSSGPIARSISQVSDSQAADLLLNLKRSSGPLQAMPEPRAYNPIPLNYPQSSASSNNAQDSITELVKLSKGHIENQPDINCVVANHVQGNSPSTTSMQKVKDITSVANHGDESVVTDGSRKTSILNENIISSYKAQSKVWPVPQSYSWQTKKTNKSRGEHSHSDMGVDVSSTKAGIKIENAIVIKDGNEDAAPSAVVKIEKSYDNKMSASTNIEAAKFRDLRRLEETIRLQSSNIKTETREKPAPSFKMKREKRDGNEMAFSTKTDRVKFLELSKLNESMKTQSVKTEPTGKPVPLLTSVVDTRTRVSLKQAILNRRRAEGKPSIDLEDEERRKRAKVNTKDCLTADEEKNMLRRRWLDAQSAKKYRRRRSKLISGLLKTKTDLKDKQNVLKNRVNYLSERAVLVRALVALFAENKLDENAACMSSIRHSLWTEGIPIKVITEFVRNSLQKYEASGSADVVNKFDTLLKLYQYAEDQKNALPVLPDENSHAKSVILLSSDDSSSHFSGSGIFERSNSVSSCEFSSSQEPSELFSSQEQSSQETMTSSQETVTSTQEENKSSSYSSSTSSLGYKEMGVDSDSDVEPLALVIDLDEDV, encoded by the exons ATGTCTGTTACGTTCGTATGTACACCTGCTTTCTTCAATAAGCGGATTCAACCGCATTTACCGGTAAATATAAAGGTCGAGCCATTGTCGACCTACATTTTGTGTGATCAACTAGAAGATTTTAGAGAGTGTGTGGATAAAGCGGCAAACACACAGAAAACTGGACAACCAGGATGTGCACAG TTGCACCTTGTCCTCGTCAACAAGCCAGACGAGCCACAAGCCAGCGATCAACCCGATCCATCAAGCTCAAACACCGTCCCGACCATATCGCCGTCGGTAACGACTGAACCCACACAGAGATTCGACCCTGACCCTCCTCCTGTTGAGGTAATTGATGTTGACGCAGAAAACGGCGCAGCCCCTGTCTTGCATCACACGTGGGCACCGGGATCCAAGTCTCGCTCTGTTTTGCGGTCCCTCCTTCGGACGAAATTTAGTGTCGCGGATCCTGGGAATCAGTTTAAGGATGCCGGGCTAGATGAGACGCCGACAACTGCAAGTCCACCTCCGGCTTCCAGTAGCGGACCAATTGCAAGAAGCATATCACAAGTGTCTGACAGCCAAGCTGCC GACCTGCTTCTCAATCTAAAAAGATCGTCGGGACCATTGCAAGCCATGCCTGAGCCTCGAGCATATAACCCCATCCCTCTAAATTACCCACAGTCATCAGCATCATCAAATAACGCTCAGGATTCAATCACCGAACTAGTAAAACTTTCAAAGGGCCACATTGAAAATCAGCCAGATATAAACTGTGTCGTTGCCAACCATGTGCAGGGGAATAGTCCAAGTACCACCAGCATGCAAAAAGTCAAAGATATCACCTCTGTAGCAAACCATGGAGATGAAAGTGTCGTTACAGATGGTAGTAGAAAAACTAGTATACTAAACGAAAACATTATTTCATCATATAAAGCACAGAGTAAGGTCTGGCCTGTACCGCAAAGTTATTCTTGGCAgaccaaaaaaacaaataaatctcGAGGCGAACACTCGCATAGTGACATGGGTGTGGATGTCTCCTCAACGAAAGCAGGGATTAAAATTGAGAATGCCATTGTTATAAAGGATGGAAATGAGGATGCTGCTCCTTCTGCTGTAGTTAAAATTGAAAAGAGTTACGATAATAAGATGTCAGCTAGTACAAATATTGAAGCGGCTAAGTTTCGAGACTTACGCAGACTTGAAGAAACCATACGACTTCAATCGAGCAACATAAAGACGGAAACTAGAGAAAAACCGGCCccttcttttaaaatgaaaagagAAAAACGTGATGGAAATGAGATGGCGTTTAGTACCAAAACTGACAGGGTGAAGTTTCTTGAATTAAGCAAACTTAATGAGAGCATGAAAACCCAGTCAGTGAAGACTGAACCCACAGGGAAACCTGTCCCTTTACTTACAAGTGTTGTGGACACAAGGACAAG AGTGAGCTTGAAGCAGGCCATTTTAAACCGGCGACGGGCCGAGGGGAAACCCAGCATTGACCTTGAAGACGAGGAACGACGCAAACGGGCCAAGGTTAACACAAAG GACTGTTTGACTGCAGATGAGGAAAAGAACATGCTACGCCGGCGGTGGTTGGACGCGCAGAGTGCGAAAAAATACAGACGACGACGATCCAAACTGATCTCTGGGCTCCTTAAG acGAAGACGGACCTGAAAGACAAACAGAACGTTCTGAAGAACAGAGTCAACTATCTTAGTGAACGCGCGGTGCTGGTCCGCGCATTGGTGGCGCTGTTTGCTGAGAACAAGCTTGACGAGAACGCTGCGTGCATGTCAAGCATTCGCCACTCGTTATGGACGGAGGGCATCCCGATTAAGGTCATTACTGAGTTTGTAAGAAACAGTCTCCAAAAATACGAAGCGTCAGGAAGTGCTGATGTCGTGAACAAGTTTGACACGTTGCTAAAATTGTACCAGTATGCAGAGGATCAAAAGAATGCGTTGCCAGTGTTGCCAGATGAAAACAGCCATGCTAAGTCTGTCATACTTCTAAGTTCTGACGATTCCAGCTCTCATTTTTCCGGCTCTGGCATTTTTGAACGCTCCAATAGTGTCAGTAGTTGTGAATTCTCATCTAGCCAAGAACCATCTGAACTTTTTTCTAGCCAGGAACAGTCTTCACAAGAAACGATGACGTCATCACAAGAAACAGTGACGTCAACAcaagaagaaaacaaaagtaGTAGTTATAGTAGCAGTACGTCAAGTTTAGGGTATAAAGAAATGGGCGTCGATAGCGATTCAGACGTTGAGCCATTGGCTCTTGTTATAGATTTGGATGAAGATGTCTGA